Within the Eucalyptus grandis isolate ANBG69807.140 chromosome 1, ASM1654582v1, whole genome shotgun sequence genome, the region GGCTCTGGCTAATTACACTTGTACTCAACCATGATGAATGACATCTCTAGTGGCATGATATGCATAGAAATAATCCCTCATTAGACTTCAGGTTCTTCTGGATTGTTGTTTTCGCTTCATCGAGCCGTAGTTAATGTAGATGAATTCTTTAATTCCGTAACCGACCCAAGTAACTGACTTTCCCCATTTTCAATAGGTCATAGTGAGCTTTGATTATTATTCGTGATTTTAAATGAGTTCATACATGTTTAGATTTGTAGAAGCGTGGTCAAAATCGCTGAAACCTgactttcaaaatgaaaatcaagatCTTGCTGCGATGATGCATGTTTATTCTGCGTGACACAAGAAACATTCACGGCGAGACGTGCCTCTTTCATTCTACTTAGATATATTTGTCATCCTTAGATCAATGTCTTGACTGTGATTTCATTAGGAATGTACTGTGATTTGTGGAGGGCACGTGGGCGAGCAAGCATAGACGAATCAAGATGATGGACGAAATCAAACCCAAGGCGTGTCGCCTTAGCTCAAACCCAAGGGTCACGAAAAAAGTGATATGGTCCCTTTAGGTCTACCTTGAGGTGAAGAAAACCAATTTTATTGGTATAGGTTCAAAATTTTCGCTACTCAATGGCAACAGAGTGGGAATTTTTCTCTTGGACCTAAACCTAATACAACGTAAACATGATTTTGAGTGTGTTGGACGTGGTATTTCCAATCAACTTTGGGTCTTGAGAGGCCCTTGAGCCTAAGATTGCTGTTTGGTATCACGATCTTAAGGGCCTTTCGTAAAAGTTGAGCTATGAAAATGCTCAAAAGTCAAGGCAAGCCTCCCATTGCCCCCAAAGAACAAATTCTGTCGATTAAGTTTTAATTTAGGCaacaaaattctaaatttgtcGCCTTATAGTATGAATTGAGGCAATAAGCTAAAAAATTTGTTGTCTTTGGTTGATCTTAATGCGTGTGACTATCTTCACAATTTGTTGTCCCGAGTAACCTAAGGCCTGTGGCAAAAATTTCTATCGCCTTAAGGTGTTTTTTCTGTAGTGATTATAAATTTACCAGCTTGTTATGGGGTCATAAGTCGCAACTAGTCTTTTGCTATTTTGAGAGCAACCATTTTCGAGGATCAAAATGGACATGAGACTTTCGTCACAATCAATAAAGATGCGACACCATATAGTGCATGCATCAATATCAACACCGGCCCTTCGACTTCTATTCAATAACAGGTTTGCTCAACTAATGCTCCATGCTCATCTACTTGTCACCGTCGTCCTCTGCCTTCGACCCAAAGGGACTATGACATGCTCCTTGGCTAACCGAGCAGCATTCGAAAATGGGGGATTTGGCATGTAGTTAGGTCCACTTCGGTCCGCGAGGGCAACATCATTAACATCCCCAAAAGAGATGCATCACAATCCCTCTTTGTCCACGACTCCCACATGCAACCCATAATTCCTGCGGAATTTTTGCCCCTTTTTATGGGAATGTGGGGGCATATTTGTTTTGCCctgaaaaaaaaggggaaaaaatataTCTCTCATTGAGTCCTCCATTTTTAATCGCATAATGAGTTCTCAGATTTTCAAATATCGCTCGACTCAAGCAATTGTTTGAATAGCTAAAAGTTAAGATACTTAATTGTTTGAGTGCCATACAATAGTTATACTAATCACGCGGTAATTTCTTTTGGAGATCGCAAATAGTGTTTTCATGGGTgaatgcttttttctttttttgggggtctgCTGAAGAAGTGGGTGCCGTTATGGGATGGGcaatccatcatttttcatGCGAATTGCACCCGACGTCAATGGACTGGCCCCGTAATTGGAGTTGTAGATGAAGGTTTcagatttgcttttgaaatgaaagaaaaggaggagtCGCGAAGAACAAAGTCTCGGTACTTATGGGCCTGCACGATTGGTCCCTTAATTTGACGAGCTCCCTGTTAGCTTTGCAAGGGCCagtcaaattaataattggTCCAGTTCTGGGCTGGTTTTGGGCTGATTCTTGGGCAAATAGAATCAAGTTGGTTCtcaattccttaaaaaaaaaaaaaaaaaaaaaaacttaaggatTGGGTTCCGgtaggactttttttttcacctttcaTTTTTGGGTTCGGACCTGTACATGAGAATCGAATTCAAGCCCATTGCAGGGAAATGGCTCTAAAatcatattttctctttgaaatAACGACACCATTGAACTATTCATAAATATTCGATCTAGTCCATAAGATGTCTGTTTGTTTAACCTAATCCCTCGACTTTTCATGACAAAGTCAaaagttttcataattacaTGCTATCGCCCAAAtcttagaatattttttttctaaattttaatccATTTTCTAGATTGACAAAGAGTATGGCTATCTTTCTATACTCTCATTAGAATTGTATCAAGTTGATGTTCctgttattttaattttggtaatttatagatttgacaaaatttaattaagaaaatgcaaaacgcaaaaaattaaaaatcttatctatCTAACAGGTTAGGAACAAGATGTTAGGAACAAGATTTAGATTAATATAGATACAAGAAATCTATAGTtcaattaatatcattattAAATATTCTTATGAAAAGCttattttaggattaaaaaGGAATATGAAAGTAATATAACTCCGACCGAGGTtatatttttactattttagaGACTATATGttaaaatatacttaaatgAAATTATAGTAATATTTATACACACCATAAAGGTAAAACTGTTGATTTAAGATATAATTGAAATGAACAAATATTCTAAAATCTGGGCAATAGTgtaattatgaaatttgtgaaTAATACTAAATGACTTATTTGACTCTATGATGGAAAGTTGGGCAACTAGATTTTACTGGTCGACGGCCCAACttcaaaccaaaaaataaaaaagagtaaaaaaaaaaaaaaagaaagaaaagaaaaatataaatagctaataaaaaaattgaaaaaaaatgttaaaatatcatTACAAATTATAGACGTTAATGTCGATCGTGCCACATAAGACGGCTGATATCCACGTCagtaatttccaaccaaaattactCAGATGGACTCAGctggcaaaataaaaaaaaatatttacaacttaattgataaaattgaaaggttgatgattgaattgagaaaagtataataaatttaggatttaggagtttttggacaatttttctagTTGTACAATGTGATGCGTGAGTGATGATTTGTAGCTTCCTGACTAGATAAGCAAGTTGTGAGTCGAGAGCGTTTTTCTAGTGTCCTTTTACTCGATGAGgtgaggagagaggagaggaggatTTGAAGGTTTTGATGTTCTTGCTTGTTGCTTGTTGTCTGTTAACACTACAATagaaacaaatcaaaaaaaaaattaaaattaaaatgattaacTCATCGATACTCTAGTTGATATGTTATCTTCATGGTCATTTGtaaaaaattatgtaatatATACTATCATATATATATGGATGTGTTTTTTGATTTGTATAAATCTAGGTGCTCTTCGATCCCGCACTCATCTCCTTGACCATCCCATGGATCCAGGACTAGCCACAAGCCTCCGACAATCcttcgatgatttttttttttttttttttttgtgaggaAACCCCGAAAGCCGCAGCCGGCGGGAAGAACTGGGGGCTAACGCAAAGTTCGACCACCACACTCACGCCGGCGATTAAATCACCTGCGGACGCactggggatttgaaccctccCCTTCACGAGGGGAGAGGGCCCAAAGCCAGCAACGCCACCCAGGTGGGTGGTATCCTTCAATGATTTTGAGGAGAATTTTAGATTCTGATTTAAACAGTCTGCCGCGTGAGTATTACAATTTCTTTGGcggttttgtttctttttttgggctCTCATGTACTTTCTTTAATGTCTTCAGCCAATTCGAACGCCAGTACTCTGAAGCAACCGTAACTGCGGCTCGGAATAATCTGAACGAGGTCATTGATATGATCAGGATGCACGAAGTCTTAGTACTGAATACTCTGGAGGAAAAAAGGGTACTCACAGCTCGGAATAATCAGAAACCGTGCGGAGGATGCGCCGCCAAATGCTGGTAAAGGCCGGACCCACGCAGGACAACCAGAGCTTCTTCCACTTCCCGGGCTAGTTTATTTGCCACCAAAAAAATCCAGTTTCTGCAAACACCAATCAATTTTTTGTCACTGCACTTATTTCTTCACAAGTACacatctttctctttttccctagTCGAAACTCAGAACCTTGGCGATGCAGCTGCTACGATCTTTTGTCCATTTACGTACTTTTTTCTGGCTATGACCGAGTTTGATGTGTCTCTCGCCCCTACCCCATTCCCCCCTTGTGCTAGTGCGCCACGGTATCCTATTCTTTTCGAAGAAAACAGAGGTTGGGACTCTTCTTATGCGATTTGCTGTTACACCAGAGCAACACTTTGAATTGCCCATTGAGATAAGTGATAAGATGAAGAGATTCCATACTAAtcaattcaaatctaaaagtgAGACTTATATAGGGCTGATCGTATATTCTACTCCAGCAAGTTATTcgttcaaataataaataaagttaAGATATCGTCTTAAAAAAACTACTTgataaattattcaaaattcgTATCTATTGACAAGGCCATCCATAGAGTTTTAGTAACATCAAAGGGACATTTCGCCATCTTCCTGTGGGATCGGAAGTTGACAATGGAGACTTCCGTCGCAATCAACAAACATGTAACACCATCGCATGCATCAATATCAACAACCGGCCCCGTCGGCCTCTATTAAATAACCGGCTGCACACCTAATGCTCTTTGCTCATTTACTCGCCACCATCATCCTCTCCCTTTGTGCACGAGAGGGATGATGACATGCTCCTTGGCTAACCCAACAGATGTAGTTCTTGCTGGGGCAAGATCTAAATCCAGGGCTTTCTTAACAAGGATTACGCGGTTGAGAAAACGGCATCATCCCATAGTTCTATTTTGCCTAGCTCACTCTGTGTATATATTAGTGTTTGGGATTGGACCTGCGGCACCACTAATTGACTGACCAACATCAGCGTCTTTTACTAACTTCATATTGGAATAGCATGTGAATTATCCTATCACGTCATAGTTGATAGGCATTTGGCGAGACCGTACGAAATTGTGCGGTGGCATTTTAAGCTCGAAGTCAACCATGTGCGTGGAGCTGTCGACTCAGACGTAGAGGAAACTCGCATGTTATTGTCACCGAAAAGGTTGCTGATTGTAGAGGAAACTCGCATGCTATTGACACCGAAAAGGTTGCTGATTTCTAGGTTAGTGTTATCTTGAGAAATGAAAATGCATAAGGTCAAATCAGACATCATGTTTTCAGTCAGTAGGTTGTGCTGCAAAAGTGCAATATGGTCTGACATGGCCTCATGTTATTCACCTTTTCGCTAAAGAACCAGTTCAATATGGTCAAGAGTCGGTAAGTAATGGGTTTAATATTCCATGGGCGGTTGAAAATGAGACCTTCAAAGTGTTTTCGTTATATCTACCACCCAACTAACACCAATGTTATAAATACTGAAGTGAAACTATTAATTATGCTAAACCAAATTGTACCTGCTTCAGTTTATACTGGTTCAAGTGGTACTGAACCATCATCTTGTAAGCCAAGCTTGATTCTTCCATTGATTCTACTGACTTCTGTTCTCACTCTGCAGATAGTTGCTTTTGGGTTTACATTTTGTGCTTAGAGATGGATATTGCCTCGACCAATATCAATAGCAGATGGAGAATTTGCACTGTAGCTAGCTTTCTTGGAGTGGTCTTGTTAGTTTTTCTCCTCGAGCAGCGCCGCGACTCCGTAGATCTCTTGAGCCCACAAAGCTTGGAAGCGTTGGTCACATCCTCCATAGACCTCTTTCCATCATTTACCAATCAATCATCCGGTTCACCCCGCTTCGAGGAAAGCAGAGAGCTGGAACAGGAGGAGCAAAAAGGATGCGACATATTTGATGGAAAATGGATTTATGATCCAAAAGCGAGCCCTCTTTATAGTGGAGCTCAGTGCCCCTTTCTAAGCAACCAGGTGAGTTGCCAAAGGAACGGTAGACCAGACTCCCAGTACGAGAGATGGAGTTGGGAAGCGAACCGATGTGCTATTCCTAGGTAAGCCGAGACATCTTTTAAGTTCATTTGCACGATATAATATTCTAGCACATGTAGCAGAATAGTTTGAATTCGGCTGGTACAAGTGATGGATTTAACCAATGATGGTGCACTTTTCATGTCGACTACCATACAAGACtgaacttttgaattttgactAGGAGAGTATATTAGCATATTTTGTGCCATGACCTCTCAGTGAAAGAGTAGAGATGTTCTTTTTTCAGGTTCAACGGAACAGACATGTTAGAGAGTCTAAGAGGGAAGAGAGTGATCATAGTTGGGGACTCACTTAACAGGAACCAGTGGGAATCACTTGCTTGTCTTCTTTACTCATCCATTGCCCCGTCCGATGCCCATGTTGACGTCGAAGGTGGCATGTATAAAGTCTTTCATGCGAAGGTCAGTGAAACAGTTCATCTACACTCACCGTGAATATCTCGCAAATCGTTCTCCTCCATCAGTGTTTTGAGTTTTTGAGAATTATTGTGCGGTTGTCAGTGACGCAAAACGATGGGTAATGTTGCAGAATTACAATTGCTCCGTTGAATTCTACTGGAGCCCGTTTCTAGTTCAACTAGACGTGGACCATGCAAATGGTACCAGCGTTCTCAATCTTGACCGGATCTGCGCCTCAGCCAAGAAATGGAAAGGAGCCAATATCATGATCTTCAACACCGGTCATTGGTGGAAGCATCAGGGGAAATTCAACACGTACGATTCAAACTCCACTTTGTTTTCAGTTTTATATAACGAAGGTAATGGGTTCAATGCACAAGTAGAATCACTTCATATTATAAGGCCTTTAAAAAAGACTTTGAACAATATGTTAATACCAACGGTCATCCTGACGACTTGACTAATCACAGCTAACTGCCTATTGTTACTTAAGAGCTTGGACATGAGCCTGAATTCCTATTCCGCAGTTGGAACTTTGTCCAGTACAGGCAGGAGCTATATCAGAACATGGAGACGGAGATAGCATTGGAGATAGCAATGAAGACTTGGGCGGCTTGGATCGATAAGAATGTCAACGTGACAGAAACAAAAGTCTATTTTCGGAGTATATCGCCAGAACACAAAGGGAAGCAATGGTGTCACAACGAAACCCAGCCTATCATGGATAATTCGGACCGAAAAACATTTCTACACACCATAAAAGAAATCACAGAGAGAACCATCGAGAGAACGAGATTTCCAGTAACTTATCTGAACATCACAAAGCTGTCAGAGTATAGGAGAGATGCTCATCCGACAGTGTACACAAGCAGGGGAGGAAAGTTATTGACAGCAGAAGAGAAAAGACATCCGGAAGTTCATGCCGATTGCAGCCATTGGTGTCTCCCTGGGCTGCCTGATACATGGAACCGGCTTCTGTATGCGTCCTTGGTTTTAGACGGCACCAGAGGCAACTCTAGTTCTTCACATTTGGCAGTATGAGTAATTTGGATAAATcgttctatttccttttttccatttgattttgttCAAAGAACAGTAGAGGCATTAGGAAGAGGAACTAGAAGACGTGTTTCAATTGACATTGCTAGAAAAAAGAGATTTGAGGTATGTTAAATCTCTGTGCCCAGCAAAATTACAGAGTTTACTCTAGCTTCCTTATTGGCCCATTATAGATTATATAGCTACCAGAACGAGCTGTGATTTAGACACCTGACTTCGTTGCCTTGCAAACACTCTTCGATTTGTTGCAGATGCTTCCAATGTATTTTGCATAGGAAGTAAAACGAATACTCTTGCACGCACCATCTTCATTACAAGATAATATCAAACTAATAGGAACACAGGTTTACCCACCACGAGAAGTACATGGACTTCTCCTCCATAGAAGAACATTCTATCTTCATATGCGCAGCTCAGACGCGACCCCACCAATAACACACTCTACAAGAAAAGCGTCTTCGACTTAAATTCTCAGGGCTACCACTCTAGGagagacaaaag harbors:
- the LOC104441209 gene encoding protein trichome birefringence-like 36 isoform X1; translated protein: MLNQIVPASVYTGSSDSCFWVYILCLEMDIASTNINSRWRICTVASFLGVVLLVFLLEQRRDSVDLLSPQSLEALVTSSIDLFPSFTNQSSGSPRFEESRELEQEEQKGCDIFDGKWIYDPKASPLYSGAQCPFLSNQVSCQRNGRPDSQYERWSWEANRCAIPRFNGTDMLESLRGKRVIIVGDSLNRNQWESLACLLYSSIAPSDAHVDVEGGMYKVFHAKNYNCSVEFYWSPFLVQLDVDHANGTSVLNLDRICASAKKWKGANIMIFNTGHWWKHQGKFNTWNFVQYRQELYQNMETEIALEIAMKTWAAWIDKNVNVTETKVYFRSISPEHKGKQWCHNETQPIMDNSDRKTFLHTIKEITERTIERTRFPVTYLNITKLSEYRRDAHPTVYTSRGGKLLTAEEKRHPEVHADCSHWCLPGLPDTWNRLLYASLVLDGTRGNSSSSHLAV
- the LOC104441209 gene encoding protein trichome birefringence-like 36 isoform X2; amino-acid sequence: MDIASTNINSRWRICTVASFLGVVLLVFLLEQRRDSVDLLSPQSLEALVTSSIDLFPSFTNQSSGSPRFEESRELEQEEQKGCDIFDGKWIYDPKASPLYSGAQCPFLSNQVSCQRNGRPDSQYERWSWEANRCAIPRFNGTDMLESLRGKRVIIVGDSLNRNQWESLACLLYSSIAPSDAHVDVEGGMYKVFHAKNYNCSVEFYWSPFLVQLDVDHANGTSVLNLDRICASAKKWKGANIMIFNTGHWWKHQGKFNTWNFVQYRQELYQNMETEIALEIAMKTWAAWIDKNVNVTETKVYFRSISPEHKGKQWCHNETQPIMDNSDRKTFLHTIKEITERTIERTRFPVTYLNITKLSEYRRDAHPTVYTSRGGKLLTAEEKRHPEVHADCSHWCLPGLPDTWNRLLYASLVLDGTRGNSSSSHLAV